Proteins from a genomic interval of Rhizobium rhododendri:
- a CDS encoding (2Fe-2S)-binding protein — MERGKVVRFTFEGRSVDAYAGESIAAALLVAGYKTLRESPNDHAPRGPFCWMGLCQECSVEVDGVRRPACQSECADGLVVRKGTIA; from the coding sequence GTGGAGCGCGGCAAGGTCGTGCGCTTCACGTTCGAAGGTCGCTCAGTTGATGCCTATGCGGGTGAATCGATAGCGGCGGCACTGTTGGTGGCCGGCTATAAAACGCTTCGCGAGAGTCCGAATGACCATGCCCCGCGCGGCCCGTTCTGCTGGATGGGCCTTTGTCAGGAGTGCTCGGTTGAAGTGGATGGCGTCCGTCGACCGGCTTGCCAGTCGGAATGCGCCGATGGTCTGGTTGTCCGAAAGGGAACGATCGCATGA
- a CDS encoding DUF3830 family protein: MKLKITAGPYVFDAVLEIERAPETSKAFLERMPYEGKIVHVRWSGEGVWIPLGDFNFGVGYENHTSHPAPGHVILYPGGISETEILIAYGGVAFSSKVGQLAGNHFITITSSLDKLYELGRKTLWEGAQSITFERVED; this comes from the coding sequence ATGAAACTGAAGATAACCGCTGGCCCCTATGTCTTCGACGCGGTGCTTGAGATCGAACGAGCCCCCGAGACATCGAAGGCTTTCTTGGAGCGCATGCCCTACGAGGGGAAAATCGTCCATGTGCGCTGGTCCGGCGAGGGCGTCTGGATACCGCTTGGGGACTTTAATTTCGGTGTTGGCTATGAGAACCATACAAGTCACCCGGCGCCAGGCCATGTTATTCTCTACCCCGGCGGCATTAGCGAAACCGAAATACTAATCGCCTACGGCGGCGTGGCATTTTCTTCAAAGGTCGGTCAGCTTGCAGGCAATCACTTCATAACAATCACGTCGAGCCTCGATAAGCTGTATGAGCTGGGCCGCAAGACTTTGTGGGAGGGCGCACAGTCTATTACTTTCGAAAGAGTAGAGGATTAA
- a CDS encoding NAD(P)/FAD-dependent oxidoreductase — protein sequence MTEIYDVLVIGAGPAGGEAALSAASCGLRVLLVDEAQAAGGQVYRAAPRSFEGLKSTPESRAGDALRRRLAESAVDTRFGHAVWSVSPDLRVDGLSKSGPVSWRARKIIVATGAQERVVPFPGWTLPGITGLAGATILLQSQHILPGRRTLVAGQGPLLLAVAAGILKAGGEVAGVVDLASRGDWLAHGAAFLTRPDLAMRGAGWLARLHRAGVPFFNRHAIRNAARRGEDEIEATIGPVDNDGLPSEGAERTIVVDAVAVGNGLTASTDVTRLLRAEHAFDEARGGWIPQTDSDFRTSVPGLYVIGDGAGISGAAAAEVNGRLAGLSVARDLGVLSDEVYLSKSSVPRQKARQALRFGGAMAQLMALKPGQIKGIADDAIVCRCEDVSRRDIDIACSEGARSLNQLKAWTRCGMGPCQGRICGDIAGALLADATGQFPRSGMFTGRTPFRPLPVAHLVETVDYAELKLPPPAPL from the coding sequence ATGACCGAGATCTATGATGTCCTTGTTATTGGTGCCGGCCCGGCCGGAGGCGAGGCCGCTCTGTCGGCTGCGTCTTGCGGTCTCCGGGTATTGCTGGTCGATGAGGCCCAGGCGGCGGGCGGCCAAGTCTATCGCGCGGCACCTCGTAGCTTCGAAGGTCTAAAATCCACCCCCGAAAGCCGGGCTGGAGACGCCTTGCGCCGCCGTCTTGCAGAAAGCGCTGTCGACACGCGCTTCGGTCACGCAGTCTGGTCGGTCTCTCCCGACTTGCGAGTGGATGGCCTTTCCAAAAGCGGGCCGGTGTCCTGGCGCGCCCGTAAGATCATCGTGGCTACCGGCGCGCAGGAGCGGGTCGTTCCCTTTCCCGGCTGGACGCTTCCCGGCATAACAGGCCTTGCCGGCGCGACGATCCTCCTGCAGTCACAACATATTTTGCCGGGACGCCGGACGCTGGTGGCAGGACAAGGGCCGTTGCTGCTGGCTGTTGCCGCCGGAATTCTCAAGGCCGGTGGGGAGGTCGCTGGTGTCGTTGATCTTGCCTCACGGGGCGATTGGCTGGCACATGGCGCGGCTTTCCTGACGCGACCCGACCTTGCGATGCGCGGTGCAGGATGGCTGGCGCGACTTCATCGCGCAGGCGTTCCCTTCTTCAACAGACATGCCATCCGCAATGCTGCTCGACGGGGCGAGGACGAAATCGAGGCAACGATCGGTCCGGTCGATAATGATGGCCTGCCGTCGGAAGGCGCGGAGCGGACGATCGTCGTTGATGCCGTCGCGGTTGGAAACGGCCTGACGGCATCAACCGACGTCACGAGGCTGCTGCGTGCCGAGCATGCGTTCGATGAGGCGCGTGGCGGCTGGATTCCGCAAACGGATTCGGATTTTCGCACCAGCGTGCCTGGCCTTTACGTGATCGGTGACGGCGCGGGAATTTCGGGGGCGGCTGCAGCTGAGGTGAACGGGCGCCTCGCGGGTCTTTCTGTAGCTCGCGACCTTGGAGTTCTGTCCGATGAAGTCTACCTCTCGAAATCGTCTGTGCCGCGGCAAAAGGCGCGACAGGCACTCCGTTTCGGCGGCGCCATGGCGCAGTTGATGGCACTGAAGCCAGGGCAGATCAAAGGCATCGCCGACGACGCCATCGTCTGTCGCTGTGAGGACGTCAGCCGGCGGGACATCGACATTGCCTGCAGCGAAGGCGCACGCAGCTTGAACCAGCTGAAGGCATGGACCCGTTGCGGCATGGGACCGTGTCAGGGGCGCATATGCGGAGACATTGCGGGAGCCCTGCTGGCCGATGCAACAGGACAGTTTCCAAGGTCTGGCATGTTCACGGGCCGCACGCCATTTCGTCCGCTGCCGGTCGCCCATCTTGTCGAGACGGTCGATTATGCCGAACTCAAGCTTCCTCCGCCGGCTCCGCTATGA
- a CDS encoding transporter substrate-binding domain-containing protein, translating into MSAKKIVVGINPNLPPLGRFNDKNEIEGFDVDVAKKLGELLGVEVSLVQVSSADRVPFLATGKADIVLGALTRTADRAKVIDFSLPIQTEAISGLVAKDKPYQTIDDLNSADVHLVEVRGTTPVDFVKDRLPKAQVTLFDNYPDAVRALEQGRGDAIVDVVDYLGAYTKNYSTEMRVITDKSASVDYDCIGIAQGNTALKSWINVALYQLQTNGFMKTSYKQWFGIDMVYPIPVTSYF; encoded by the coding sequence TTGTCGGCTAAGAAAATTGTCGTTGGAATCAATCCGAACCTGCCGCCCCTTGGGCGCTTCAACGATAAAAACGAAATCGAAGGGTTCGACGTCGACGTCGCCAAAAAGTTGGGCGAATTGCTGGGCGTAGAGGTTTCGCTTGTGCAGGTGTCGTCGGCCGACCGGGTGCCGTTCCTGGCCACCGGCAAGGCAGACATCGTCCTTGGCGCACTGACCCGAACAGCCGACAGGGCCAAGGTAATCGACTTTTCGCTGCCGATTCAGACCGAAGCAATCAGTGGACTGGTGGCAAAGGATAAGCCCTACCAGACCATCGACGATCTGAACTCCGCTGACGTCCATCTTGTCGAAGTCCGCGGGACGACGCCTGTCGATTTCGTCAAGGACCGCCTGCCGAAGGCGCAGGTGACGCTCTTCGATAACTATCCGGATGCTGTGCGTGCGCTCGAGCAGGGCCGTGGCGATGCCATCGTCGACGTCGTCGACTATCTCGGGGCCTACACCAAGAATTATAGCACGGAGATGCGCGTCATTACCGACAAGTCTGCCTCAGTCGACTATGACTGCATCGGCATTGCCCAGGGCAATACGGCGCTGAAATCCTGGATCAACGTCGCCTTGTACCAGTTGCAGACCAACGGCTTCATGAAGACGAGCTACAAGCAGTGGTTCGGGATCGACATGGTCTATCCAATTCCTGTCACATCTTACTTCTGA
- a CDS encoding amino acid ABC transporter permease: protein MHYVLHYSQITSYLPYFIGGALLSLELSVLAFLGAMVLGFAFAIIRKEGGPIFSRLVRGYVVFFTNTPQLMQIYVIFFGLPDLGIVFSPFAAVLIGMTLNAAAYLTEILRAGLASVRPEEIDAAETLGMSRVQSLRHVIIPHVFRVALPPLSNQYILMTLGTSMAAVFGLEELTGRAFNVNATTFRSIEIFSTIAGLYVVITFIATILLAVVGRWVFRARIRVL from the coding sequence ATGCATTACGTTCTGCACTACAGTCAGATTACGTCCTATCTGCCATATTTTATAGGGGGCGCTCTGCTCAGTCTTGAGTTGAGCGTCCTGGCTTTCTTGGGCGCGATGGTTCTTGGGTTCGCGTTCGCGATCATCCGAAAGGAAGGCGGCCCGATCTTTTCGCGCCTGGTGCGCGGCTATGTCGTATTCTTCACCAATACGCCACAGCTCATGCAGATCTACGTGATTTTCTTTGGCTTGCCGGATCTGGGAATCGTCTTCTCACCGTTCGCAGCCGTGCTGATCGGCATGACGCTGAATGCGGCGGCCTATCTGACCGAGATCCTGCGGGCCGGGCTGGCATCCGTGCGGCCCGAGGAAATCGACGCGGCTGAGACGCTGGGGATGAGCCGGGTTCAAAGCTTGCGCCATGTCATCATACCGCATGTCTTCCGTGTTGCCCTGCCTCCACTCAGCAACCAATATATCCTGATGACGCTTGGCACCTCGATGGCCGCCGTGTTCGGGCTCGAAGAGCTGACGGGGCGGGCTTTCAACGTCAACGCGACGACGTTCCGCTCGATCGAAATCTTTTCGACGATAGCTGGCCTCTACGTCGTCATCACCTTTATCGCGACGATCTTGCTTGCCGTGGTCGGACGCTGGGTCTTCCGCGCACGGATCAGGGTGCTTTGA
- a CDS encoding GntR family transcriptional regulator has protein sequence MPGDNELDEQVDTSLADNTYRSVLADILAARLVGGSVVQQRRLAAQHSVSRSPMRHALGRLEGEGLLVRDEKGVLSVRVISLKDYLDSLAMRALLEPPAAVQAALHGRRDRVESLFDMLDAIEANADPDPEIVWQFDDALHGYIATESGNPFMSAAIAEMRRYTTIFERQMAVVRAKPGVGEHRAILEALSKGDGDAARLAMINHLEVVRQGVLSNY, from the coding sequence TTGCCTGGTGACAATGAACTTGATGAGCAGGTCGATACCAGTCTTGCGGATAATACATACCGCAGCGTGCTGGCGGACATTCTTGCCGCCCGACTTGTCGGCGGATCGGTTGTGCAGCAACGCAGACTGGCTGCGCAGCACTCGGTTTCGCGGTCGCCGATGCGCCACGCACTGGGGAGACTGGAAGGCGAGGGGCTCCTTGTTCGCGACGAAAAGGGAGTTCTGTCTGTTCGGGTGATCAGCCTCAAAGACTATCTCGACAGCTTGGCGATGCGCGCCCTTCTTGAGCCGCCAGCCGCTGTCCAGGCGGCTCTGCACGGTCGTCGAGATCGCGTTGAATCGCTCTTCGACATGCTCGACGCAATCGAAGCAAATGCCGATCCTGACCCTGAGATCGTATGGCAATTCGATGATGCACTGCATGGTTACATCGCTACTGAGAGCGGAAATCCATTTATGTCCGCCGCCATTGCGGAGATGCGGCGCTACACGACCATTTTCGAAAGGCAGATGGCCGTGGTTCGGGCGAAGCCCGGCGTCGGCGAGCACCGCGCAATACTCGAAGCCCTTTCCAAGGGCGACGGCGATGCAGCCCGGCTGGCGATGATCAATCATCTCGAGGTGGTCAGGCAAGGCGTTCTCTCAAATTACTGA
- a CDS encoding GntR family transcriptional regulator produces the protein MAYKAISDMIRHRRLKGGHVIVEARLAETLGISRTPLREALQRLEGEGLVRKGNGRNYVVRHVDIGEYLQSLRLRLLIEPEAAVLSIKAIPRRQLITVRREIDELLGATAYHTDQHWFSDDNLHNMIIDNCGNAVMAKVLRELRATTRLFEIERLKDRLRPDSTEHLVIIEAIELGDEKSTRDAVAGHIVSLIEFARRHLQSTEM, from the coding sequence ATGGCCTACAAGGCCATATCCGACATGATTAGGCATCGCAGGCTGAAGGGGGGCCATGTCATCGTGGAAGCTCGGCTTGCCGAGACACTTGGCATCTCGAGAACTCCCTTGCGGGAAGCCCTTCAACGCCTTGAGGGCGAAGGTCTCGTCCGCAAGGGCAATGGCCGGAACTACGTAGTTCGTCATGTGGACATCGGCGAGTATTTGCAAAGCCTGAGGCTTCGCCTGCTCATCGAACCCGAAGCCGCAGTCTTGTCCATAAAAGCGATCCCCCGTCGCCAACTCATAACAGTCAGGAGAGAAATTGACGAACTGCTTGGGGCCACCGCCTATCATACCGATCAGCACTGGTTCTCAGACGACAACCTTCACAACATGATCATCGACAATTGCGGCAATGCGGTTATGGCAAAGGTCCTGCGGGAACTTCGGGCGACGACGCGGTTGTTCGAAATCGAGCGGCTAAAGGACCGCCTCAGGCCGGATTCGACCGAACATCTCGTCATAATCGAAGCGATCGAGCTTGGAGATGAGAAATCTACCCGGGATGCGGTGGCGGGCCATATCGTCAGCCTGATAGAGTTCGCTCGAAGACATCTGCAATCGACGGAAATGTGA
- a CDS encoding NAD(P)/FAD-dependent oxidoreductase: MTSMNPSQTYDIAVVGAGAMGATAALHLARSGMRVVLIDRGDICREASGVNAGTLTLHMTRAGLIPYAIKGRELWLDAENWLGMDVGARSAPGLSLAFTAAEQEMLEKRAHARAAMGAPIRLITPAEALRVDPGVNPSLIAAAYCELDGHVTAYLTGRAYRKALVAANVSILENRPVGGIEFEKGSYTIRHEDGRRTVAKRLVLAGGVWLESMLGWLGLRVPIKCLINQLVVTERMRPVMRSVVGIANGLLSLKQFENGSVLIGGGWQGIGDPIRGGVETIPENLIGNVQLARHAIPALNDTRIVRIWLGLESETADAMPIIGPLPGFEEAYVIGCAHSGYTSAPYMGKLLADRILGLEPELPLFDPARLIKNEEDTP; encoded by the coding sequence ATGACGTCGATGAATCCATCTCAGACGTATGATATCGCCGTGGTCGGTGCCGGCGCGATGGGTGCGACGGCCGCGCTTCATCTTGCCCGCAGCGGGATGCGTGTTGTGTTGATCGATCGAGGTGACATTTGCCGCGAGGCCTCGGGCGTAAATGCCGGTACGCTGACCCTGCATATGACCCGGGCCGGCCTCATCCCCTATGCGATAAAAGGCCGTGAACTCTGGCTCGACGCAGAGAACTGGCTGGGCATGGATGTCGGCGCACGGTCCGCTCCAGGACTGTCTCTCGCCTTTACGGCAGCTGAACAGGAGATGCTGGAAAAAAGGGCGCATGCGCGCGCAGCAATGGGCGCGCCCATCCGGCTGATTACTCCCGCCGAGGCACTTCGAGTGGACCCAGGCGTGAACCCTTCGCTGATCGCCGCTGCATATTGCGAACTCGACGGTCACGTGACGGCCTATCTTACAGGTCGGGCGTATCGAAAGGCTCTGGTCGCGGCCAATGTCTCCATTCTCGAAAATAGGCCTGTAGGCGGCATAGAGTTTGAGAAGGGCAGCTACACAATCCGCCACGAGGACGGCAGACGCACCGTGGCCAAGCGCCTTGTGCTTGCCGGCGGCGTCTGGCTGGAGTCGATGCTTGGCTGGCTTGGCCTGCGCGTCCCGATCAAGTGCCTGATCAACCAGCTTGTAGTGACGGAACGCATGCGGCCTGTGATGCGCAGCGTGGTCGGCATTGCCAACGGACTTCTGTCGCTGAAGCAATTCGAGAACGGCAGCGTGCTGATTGGCGGCGGCTGGCAGGGCATCGGCGATCCGATTCGTGGAGGGGTGGAGACCATCCCGGAGAACCTGATCGGCAATGTGCAACTTGCCCGTCACGCCATTCCAGCGCTAAACGACACCCGTATCGTACGGATCTGGCTCGGCCTCGAATCCGAGACCGCCGATGCCATGCCGATCATTGGCCCCCTCCCCGGGTTCGAGGAAGCCTATGTGATCGGCTGCGCCCATTCCGGATACACCAGCGCTCCCTATATGGGCAAATTGCTTGCCGACCGGATCCTCGGACTGGAGCCAGAACTGCCGCTGTTCGACCCTGCCCGGCTGATCAAGAACGAGGAGGATACACCTTGA
- a CDS encoding amino acid ABC transporter permease, with product MLKDILVQIPQVFTSYNILLLAEAALTTLYLSAVGCLVGVVFGTLLSLARLSRSPLVFPFKAVAFVYVEVFRRVPFLVTLLMFFFGAQVIGLDLSPLAITVISTSIISTAFVAEIIRAALAAVSPSQLETAAVMNFSPWQILYHVRWPQAWPLILPPVFGYFVLFIKDTALASQIGVLELTQAGKILNTKGFSALLVFTTILVLYFLISYPLARLGTYLESYIGASRHSRSRSPLR from the coding sequence ATGCTGAAAGACATTCTCGTCCAGATTCCTCAGGTTTTCACAAGCTACAATATACTCTTGCTCGCAGAAGCGGCACTGACGACGCTTTATCTTTCGGCAGTCGGCTGCCTGGTCGGCGTCGTCTTCGGGACGCTCCTGTCCCTGGCCCGCCTTTCGCGCTCACCCTTAGTTTTTCCATTCAAGGCCGTGGCCTTCGTCTACGTCGAGGTCTTCCGCCGCGTGCCCTTCCTGGTAACCCTGCTGATGTTCTTCTTCGGGGCGCAGGTGATAGGACTGGATCTGTCGCCGCTTGCCATCACCGTCATCAGCACCTCGATCATTTCCACTGCCTTCGTCGCCGAAATTATCCGCGCAGCTCTTGCTGCCGTCAGCCCGAGCCAGTTGGAAACGGCCGCGGTGATGAACTTTTCGCCGTGGCAAATTCTCTACCATGTCCGCTGGCCGCAGGCGTGGCCATTGATACTGCCGCCGGTGTTTGGTTATTTCGTGCTGTTCATCAAGGACACCGCACTCGCCTCACAGATCGGCGTTCTCGAACTGACCCAGGCCGGCAAAATTCTCAATACCAAGGGTTTTTCGGCTCTGCTGGTCTTCACGACCATCCTGGTTCTGTACTTCTTGATTTCCTATCCCTTGGCTCGGCTAGGGACTTATCTGGAGAGCTATATTGGCGCATCTCGACATTCGCGGTCTCGCAGCCCGTTACGCTGA
- a CDS encoding dihydrodipicolinate synthase family protein: MIPAIDHPFRGIYVATLTPFRDDGTIDEEVLADHFRSVTAEAGIVGVLCNGHAGENFLLTRDERRRVTEIAVETIGRTHIVVSGLLCESTAEAACHADDAARAGADSILVFPPFSWALSQDNAMAVTHHRQIAAVASTPMMLYQAGVASSLAYRPEVLSELVQLPTVVGIKEGSWESNTYDRNRRLVKRVAPHVEVMASGDEHLLPCFAIGSEGSLVSLAAIMPREIVALDRAVQEGDMDMARALNERIQPLANAIYGAHPMGWATARLKACMQLLGLWRNGSPRAPITDLPPAEMTRLRQALVDAGLLGCDA; the protein is encoded by the coding sequence TTGATACCTGCCATAGATCACCCTTTTCGCGGCATCTACGTCGCAACCCTCACGCCGTTTCGCGATGACGGCACGATCGATGAGGAAGTGCTGGCCGATCATTTTCGTAGCGTCACCGCCGAAGCGGGCATCGTCGGCGTCCTTTGCAACGGTCACGCCGGAGAGAACTTTCTGTTGACCCGCGATGAACGTCGCCGCGTTACCGAGATCGCCGTTGAAACGATTGGCCGCACCCATATCGTTGTCTCGGGACTGTTGTGTGAGTCAACGGCAGAAGCCGCTTGCCATGCCGATGATGCAGCCAGGGCGGGCGCCGATTCCATTCTGGTCTTCCCGCCGTTTTCCTGGGCGTTGTCGCAGGACAACGCCATGGCTGTAACCCATCATCGCCAGATCGCCGCGGTGGCTTCAACGCCGATGATGCTCTACCAGGCTGGCGTCGCGTCCTCGCTTGCCTACAGGCCCGAGGTCCTTTCCGAGCTGGTTCAGCTGCCGACCGTCGTGGGTATCAAGGAAGGGAGCTGGGAGAGCAATACCTATGACCGAAACCGCCGGCTCGTCAAACGGGTGGCCCCGCATGTCGAGGTCATGGCATCCGGCGACGAGCATTTGCTCCCTTGCTTTGCGATTGGCAGCGAGGGTAGTCTCGTCAGCTTGGCAGCCATCATGCCGCGGGAGATCGTAGCGCTTGATCGTGCGGTGCAAGAGGGCGATATGGATATGGCGCGTGCATTGAATGAGCGCATTCAGCCCCTGGCAAACGCCATCTATGGCGCGCATCCGATGGGATGGGCCACGGCCCGCCTCAAGGCGTGCATGCAGTTGCTCGGGCTTTGGCGCAATGGCAGTCCACGCGCTCCGATCACCGACCTTCCGCCGGCAGAAATGACAAGACTTCGGCAGGCGCTCGTTGACGCCGGACTTCTGGGTTGTGACGCATGA
- a CDS encoding GntR family transcriptional regulator, with the protein MSVMTGEASLAERAYDELSRLVLTRKLPGGSLVVEGRLGQQLDISRTPIREAILRLAAEGLLVKQGSRSYAVRQVQPVEFFQALKVRELLEGEAVELSVGRIKPETIDALRSDILRLGTLEAQAAEHWDTDDRLHMLFPQALGNDVLVRMIRQLRVTTRLFELTSPAGRVAADAAEHVALLDAFARGDGRRARAMMVTHLRNVASEILDIVSGRDISPARRRT; encoded by the coding sequence ATGTCGGTTATGACTGGTGAAGCAAGCCTCGCGGAGCGGGCCTATGACGAACTTAGCCGCCTTGTCCTGACGCGCAAGCTGCCTGGCGGCAGCCTTGTCGTTGAAGGACGGCTGGGCCAGCAGCTCGACATTTCGCGCACGCCGATACGAGAGGCGATCCTGCGGCTGGCCGCAGAAGGCCTGCTTGTCAAGCAGGGGTCACGCTCCTACGCCGTGCGCCAGGTGCAGCCGGTGGAGTTTTTTCAGGCGCTCAAGGTTCGCGAGCTTCTGGAAGGCGAAGCCGTCGAGCTCTCGGTCGGCCGCATCAAGCCGGAAACAATCGACGCGCTGCGTAGCGATATTCTCCGCCTCGGCACGTTGGAAGCGCAGGCCGCGGAACATTGGGATACAGATGACCGATTGCACATGCTTTTCCCGCAGGCGCTTGGCAACGATGTCCTTGTGCGGATGATACGGCAACTGCGTGTCACCACGCGTCTGTTTGAACTCACCAGTCCGGCTGGTCGAGTTGCAGCCGATGCGGCGGAGCATGTTGCCCTTCTGGATGCCTTTGCCAGGGGCGACGGCCGGCGCGCAAGGGCGATGATGGTGACCCATCTGCGCAACGTCGCCTCTGAAATTCTCGATATCGTAAGCGGGCGCGACATTAGCCCGGCTCGTCGGAGGACATGA
- a CDS encoding amino acid ABC transporter ATP-binding protein → MAHLDIRGLAARYADLTVLDGIDLTVERGEIVSLIGPSGSGKSTLLRVITGLLKPERGDIILDGERIDYANRRSLQAAREKLAIVFQQYNLFGNMTVLGNVMIAPAKIRKRDKREVEAEAKIWLDKVGLGDKLSAYPDELSGGQQQRVALARALCLKPEILLLDEVTSALDPERVSEVLDTIKLLASENITLLIVSHEMSFVREVSDRVVFMANGRIQEIGTPKQIFDAPQVQRTRDFIGKIARPAHTDFIAPSMEI, encoded by the coding sequence TTGGCGCATCTCGACATTCGCGGTCTCGCAGCCCGTTACGCTGATCTCACCGTTCTGGACGGTATAGACCTGACGGTGGAGCGCGGCGAGATCGTCAGCTTGATCGGACCATCTGGGTCCGGGAAAAGCACGCTCTTGCGCGTCATCACGGGTTTGCTCAAGCCGGAGCGAGGCGACATCATTCTCGATGGAGAGAGGATCGATTATGCAAATCGGCGCTCGCTTCAGGCTGCGCGCGAGAAGCTGGCGATCGTTTTTCAGCAATACAATCTGTTCGGAAACATGACCGTGCTCGGCAACGTGATGATCGCGCCGGCAAAAATCCGCAAGCGCGACAAACGCGAGGTCGAGGCCGAAGCCAAGATCTGGCTCGACAAGGTCGGCCTTGGCGACAAACTGAGCGCCTATCCGGACGAGCTTTCGGGCGGCCAGCAACAGCGCGTGGCGCTGGCGCGCGCGCTTTGCCTGAAACCGGAAATTCTGCTGCTCGACGAAGTCACGTCCGCCCTTGACCCCGAGCGGGTGAGCGAGGTCCTCGACACGATCAAGCTCCTCGCTTCCGAAAACATCACCCTGTTGATCGTCTCGCACGAGATGAGTTTCGTGCGCGAGGTATCCGATCGTGTGGTCTTCATGGCGAACGGCCGGATCCAGGAAATAGGGACTCCGAAGCAGATATTCGACGCGCCTCAAGTTCAGCGCACCCGAGACTTTATCGGCAAGATCGCCCGCCCGGCGCATACCGATTTCATTGCCCCATCCATGGAGATCTAG
- a CDS encoding ABC transporter substrate-binding protein, which translates to MLHSHIKRCILAASVLSITASTAFAQSCQPKVAAGELIKPGTLVMSTNPTLPPLQFIDSTGDLKGMRIELGTEIAKRLCLQPEYVRIEFSAMVPGLQAGRWDMINTGIFFTEERTKIMQMIPYEDQAISVSVAPGSDKKVTTKDDLAGMTVGVEIGGFEETKAHALDKELRDAGKEGLTIQTFDNFALAYQALRAGQVQGVVSIDAVAKDYDSRGDFKRAISGLYPAPVALAFKSPTLADTVAATLKEMKTDGSLKTLFDKYGLPMVSSDYSVKGPGR; encoded by the coding sequence ATGCTCCATTCTCACATCAAGCGCTGCATTCTTGCGGCATCCGTTCTTTCGATTACCGCATCGACCGCGTTCGCCCAATCCTGCCAGCCCAAGGTCGCCGCAGGTGAGCTGATAAAGCCGGGCACGCTTGTCATGTCGACCAACCCAACGCTGCCGCCACTCCAGTTCATCGATTCCACCGGCGACCTCAAGGGGATGCGCATCGAGCTGGGCACCGAAATCGCAAAGCGTCTCTGCCTTCAGCCCGAGTATGTTCGCATTGAGTTCTCCGCGATGGTTCCCGGTCTGCAGGCCGGACGTTGGGATATGATCAATACCGGGATCTTCTTCACGGAGGAGCGAACCAAGATCATGCAGATGATCCCTTACGAAGATCAGGCGATCAGCGTCTCTGTAGCGCCGGGTTCCGACAAGAAGGTCACGACAAAGGACGATCTTGCTGGCATGACTGTCGGCGTCGAAATCGGTGGGTTTGAAGAAACCAAGGCCCATGCGCTCGACAAGGAGCTTCGTGATGCAGGCAAGGAAGGTCTCACGATCCAGACCTTCGACAACTTCGCATTGGCCTATCAAGCTTTGCGCGCTGGCCAAGTCCAGGGAGTCGTGTCGATCGACGCGGTCGCCAAGGACTATGACTCCCGTGGTGATTTCAAGCGCGCGATCAGCGGCCTATACCCAGCTCCGGTCGCATTGGCATTCAAAAGCCCCACCCTTGCCGACACCGTCGCCGCAACGCTGAAGGAAATGAAGACCGACGGCTCGCTGAAGACCCTCTTTGACAAGTACGGCTTGCCGATGGTCTCAAGCGACTATTCTGTAAAGGGTCCTGGTCGCTGA